The nucleotide sequence ATATTATTTCCTCGCTGAAACATCAAGGGGGTAGGATGTTGACAATACAGAAGACTTTTGGAGAAGACGATGCACTGGTTTCTAGTTCATACCAAGCCTGGACAAGAAAAGTGCGCCCAGGAAAACCTCCATCGGCAAGGCTATGAGTGTTACCTCCCGACCCTTCCATCAGAAAAGATCCGCCAAGGGTTGCTGACGATTGCAGACGAACCCCTGTTTCCACGTTACCTGTTCATTCGCTTGGGCTTCGGTCATTCGGCCAAGAGTTGGGGGCCAATCCGTTCGACAAAGGGAGTTAGCCGTCTTATCATCTTCGGGATCCAGCCTGCGCGGGTAGATGATCGGCTGATCGAGCTGCTACGATCAAAGGAGGTATTGCTTCAGATGGAGCCGGAGCGATTGTTCAAAGCCGGTGAGCGGGTCTACCTAATGGAGGCGCCATTTGCCGGCATCGAAGGCATCTACCAAATGGCCGATGGCGAAAGTCGGGTCATGGTGTTGATTGAGATTCTGAGAATGCCAGTTGCGGTGCGAGTCGCACCGGCCAGTTTGCGCAAGGTGAATTAGCAAAACTACCTCGCAATAGCCTATTTAGCAAAAAACCTTTTTTAAAGTTATAAATATGTGGCAGAATAGTGTTCGTCAGTCGAACTTATGACGGTACTCTTTGCTTCACTTTATTGCATCAGAG is from Polynucleobacter sp. MG-Unter2-18 and encodes:
- the rfaH gene encoding transcription/translation regulatory transformer protein RfaH, which translates into the protein MHWFLVHTKPGQEKCAQENLHRQGYECYLPTLPSEKIRQGLLTIADEPLFPRYLFIRLGFGHSAKSWGPIRSTKGVSRLIIFGIQPARVDDRLIELLRSKEVLLQMEPERLFKAGERVYLMEAPFAGIEGIYQMADGESRVMVLIEILRMPVAVRVAPASLRKVN